The Geothrix sp. genome has a window encoding:
- a CDS encoding acyl-CoA dehydrogenase family protein encodes MLGFSLSPEQLAEKERAHTFAEKIMRPVARKYDETGEWAVDVYKAAWDQGYLQALVPEDCGGPGAKQIEEAIVCEELAWGCAGLYTSIMANGLAMTPLLVAASPEQKKKWLGMLAEEPKFAAFSLSEPNAGSDAGGMSCRAEKKGDKYIINGTKCYCTNGGYADWYALFASTDPTKGARGTSCIVVPRDTPGLVVGKAMDKMGQRASNQVELYFNDAEVPVENLLGKEGMGFVIAMKTLDQTRAAVAAGGVGVARAAFEIALEYAKTRIQFGQPIFANQAISFMLADMAKKIEASRLLTWQAAWMTDNGIKNSKQSAIAKTFATDTAMEVSTDAVQILGGNGYSRDYLVEKCMRDAKLLQIYEGTNQIQRLVIAKEIQQGN; translated from the coding sequence ATGCTCGGTTTCTCGCTTTCCCCTGAACAGCTGGCCGAAAAAGAACGGGCCCATACCTTCGCCGAGAAGATCATGCGCCCCGTGGCCCGCAAGTACGACGAGACGGGCGAGTGGGCCGTGGATGTCTACAAGGCGGCCTGGGACCAGGGCTACCTCCAGGCCCTGGTGCCTGAGGACTGCGGCGGTCCCGGCGCCAAGCAGATCGAGGAAGCCATCGTCTGCGAGGAGCTGGCCTGGGGCTGCGCCGGCCTCTACACCTCCATCATGGCCAACGGCCTGGCCATGACGCCCCTGCTGGTCGCGGCCTCCCCCGAACAGAAGAAGAAGTGGCTGGGCATGCTCGCGGAAGAGCCCAAGTTCGCGGCCTTCTCCCTGTCCGAGCCCAACGCCGGTTCCGATGCCGGCGGCATGAGCTGCCGCGCCGAGAAGAAGGGCGACAAGTACATCATCAACGGCACGAAGTGCTACTGCACCAACGGCGGTTACGCGGATTGGTACGCCCTCTTCGCCAGCACCGATCCCACCAAGGGTGCCCGCGGCACCAGCTGCATCGTGGTGCCCCGCGACACGCCGGGCCTGGTGGTGGGCAAGGCCATGGACAAGATGGGCCAGCGCGCCTCCAACCAGGTGGAGCTCTACTTCAACGACGCCGAAGTGCCCGTGGAGAACCTCCTGGGCAAGGAGGGCATGGGCTTCGTCATCGCCATGAAGACCCTGGATCAGACCCGCGCAGCCGTGGCCGCCGGAGGCGTGGGCGTGGCCCGGGCCGCCTTCGAGATCGCCCTGGAGTACGCCAAGACCCGCATCCAGTTCGGCCAGCCCATCTTCGCGAACCAGGCCATCAGCTTCATGCTGGCGGACATGGCCAAGAAGATCGAGGCCAGCCGCCTGCTCACCTGGCAGGCCGCCTGGATGACCGACAACGGCATCAAGAACTCCAAGCAGAGTGCCATCGCCAAGACCTTCGCCACCGACACCGCCATGGAAGTCAGCACCGACGCCGTGCAGATCCTCGGCGGCAACGGCTACAGCCGCGACTACCTGGTCGAGAAGTGCATGCGCGACGCCAAGCTCCTGCAGATCTATGAAGGAACGAACCAGATCCAGCGGCTGGTGATCGCCAAGGAAATCCAGCAGGGGAACTGA
- a CDS encoding multidrug efflux SMR transporter, whose translation MRSWILLLVAGLLETGWAIGLKYTQGFTRPLASVLTGLAIVGSMVLLGLAAKELPIGTAYPVWVGIGAFGAAVLGMVLFKEPVTPGRIFFLVLLMVAVMGLKATTA comes from the coding sequence ATGCGCAGCTGGATCCTCCTCCTCGTGGCCGGTCTCCTGGAGACGGGCTGGGCCATCGGCCTGAAATACACCCAGGGCTTCACGCGGCCCCTGGCCTCGGTCCTCACAGGACTGGCCATCGTGGGGAGCATGGTCCTGCTGGGACTGGCCGCCAAGGAGCTGCCCATCGGCACCGCCTACCCGGTGTGGGTGGGCATCGGGGCCTTCGGGGCGGCCGTGCTGGGCATGGTCCTCTTCAAGGAGCCGGTGACGCCCGGCCGGATCTTCTTTCTCGTCCTGCTCATGGTGGCGGTCATGGGCCTGAAGGCGACCACGGCCTAA
- a CDS encoding cold-shock protein translates to MSEGTVKWFNAEKGFGFITPDEGGPDIFVHYSAVQTKGFRSLDEKQRVSFEVVQGPKGPQAANVNKI, encoded by the coding sequence ATGTCCGAAGGTACCGTCAAGTGGTTCAACGCCGAGAAGGGTTTCGGCTTCATCACCCCCGATGAGGGTGGGCCCGACATCTTCGTCCACTACTCCGCCGTGCAGACCAAGGGATTCCGTTCCCTGGACGAGAAGCAGCGCGTCAGCTTCGAGGTGGTGCAGGGCCCCAAGGGGCCTCAGGCCGCGAATGTGAACAAGATCTGA
- a CDS encoding tetratricopeptide repeat protein codes for MLSARLRPVLGLLLILLVVVLSVEGFRQEPRFGWILTGTLIAGVWLGWAIRQVWIYPTVLARAEILWSAGEPASSVAECLDRAPLATGELGYRIHLLRSAAHQALGYRDRAWLDLLEGQLSRVPRWKRLEVARAFRKVPDLPSARRLAWGERLIRLAPRMARLRHLQGILLLRSGGAEALHQAWAHFEAALPLAWDDPLVLDDLMLAGLQHGREDVAERALAVLMARHGDPRLPWDRGAAGMHLLRSGHPAEALALIQALPPERRTQPQHWLVESISRRRLGDLEGSWQVAEAAVRQLPEAFRLWMERHQIALELRRDDEALRSLERAWKVIPGGAEGESLRQEWQLRRAEFAFWWEDQPDLAKSLLEKLPPEQQGPHHPPLLLQVEVALGEYETAYAEVINLLKAEPGNPELLLLQADCLAGMETWEALLPYLNGLGEACREYPAFWHLRGLAQANLGDHLPARLDLERAVRLDPQHLRYLLDAGHGCAELGDWDRAEGHWRQALQVDGRSEEALIHLAEARRELEDLDGARRYLRECLLHHPDSADAQARLAELEAN; via the coding sequence ATGCTCTCTGCGCGCCTCCGCCCGGTCCTGGGCCTCCTCCTGATCCTCCTGGTGGTCGTCCTTTCCGTGGAAGGCTTCCGGCAGGAGCCCCGGTTCGGGTGGATCCTGACGGGAACCCTCATCGCCGGGGTGTGGCTGGGCTGGGCCATCCGGCAGGTCTGGATCTATCCGACCGTCCTGGCCCGGGCCGAGATTCTGTGGAGTGCGGGCGAGCCGGCCTCGTCCGTGGCGGAATGCCTGGACCGGGCCCCCCTGGCCACCGGGGAGCTGGGCTACCGCATCCACCTCCTCCGCAGCGCCGCCCATCAGGCACTCGGCTACCGAGACCGGGCCTGGCTGGATCTCCTGGAGGGGCAGTTGTCCCGCGTGCCGCGGTGGAAGCGCCTCGAGGTGGCGCGGGCTTTCCGCAAGGTTCCGGACCTTCCCTCGGCGCGCCGCCTCGCCTGGGGCGAGCGCCTCATCCGGCTGGCTCCCCGCATGGCGCGGCTACGCCACCTGCAGGGCATCCTCCTGCTCCGGTCTGGCGGGGCCGAGGCGCTGCACCAGGCCTGGGCCCACTTCGAAGCCGCCCTGCCGCTGGCCTGGGACGATCCCCTGGTCCTCGACGATCTGATGCTGGCCGGCCTGCAGCATGGCCGCGAGGATGTGGCCGAGCGGGCCCTGGCCGTGCTCATGGCCCGCCACGGTGATCCGCGCCTGCCTTGGGATCGCGGGGCCGCCGGCATGCACCTGCTGCGCAGCGGCCACCCCGCCGAAGCCCTGGCCCTCATCCAGGCCCTGCCTCCGGAGCGGCGCACGCAGCCCCAGCACTGGCTGGTGGAGAGCATCTCCCGGCGCCGGCTCGGAGATCTCGAAGGTTCCTGGCAGGTGGCCGAAGCCGCGGTCCGCCAGCTTCCGGAGGCCTTCCGCCTCTGGATGGAGCGTCACCAGATCGCGCTGGAACTCCGCCGCGACGACGAGGCGCTCCGCAGCCTGGAGCGGGCCTGGAAGGTCATCCCGGGCGGCGCCGAGGGGGAATCCCTCCGGCAGGAATGGCAGCTCCGGCGAGCCGAGTTCGCCTTCTGGTGGGAGGACCAGCCGGACCTGGCGAAGTCGCTTCTCGAGAAGCTTCCGCCAGAACAGCAGGGCCCTCACCACCCGCCCCTCCTCCTGCAGGTCGAGGTGGCCCTGGGCGAGTACGAAACCGCCTACGCCGAGGTGATCAACCTCCTCAAAGCCGAGCCCGGCAACCCGGAGCTCCTGCTGCTCCAGGCGGACTGCCTGGCGGGCATGGAGACCTGGGAAGCCCTGCTGCCCTACCTGAACGGCCTGGGCGAGGCCTGCCGGGAATACCCGGCCTTCTGGCACCTGCGGGGCCTGGCCCAGGCCAACCTGGGCGATCACCTGCCGGCCCGCCTCGATCTCGAGCGCGCCGTCCGCCTGGATCCCCAGCACCTGAGGTACCTGCTGGATGCGGGCCACGGCTGTGCCGAGCTGGGGGACTGGGACCGTGCCGAGGGCCACTGGCGCCAGGCCCTGCAAGTCGATGGCCGGTCCGAGGAGGCCCTCATCCACCTGGCCGAGGCGCGGCGGGAACTGGAGGACCTCGACGGTGCCCGCCGCTACCTGCGCGAATGCCTGCTGCACCACCCCGACAGCGCGGACGCGCAGGCACGGCTGGCCGAGCTGGAGGCCAACTGA
- a CDS encoding tetratricopeptide repeat protein: MRLRILPLLLGAALLVGGEDPFEAPPELQTFARQHTIGQMGVSAKVSALLKAFFAPPEEGGLGIVYDNAYTRTPVEAWRDRKANCLSLTALYVAACRSIGLEARYGESLRVSRWRRVGTTVRYERHVVAVVPTGTIGQELVADFLPEVRRDSQLIASLEPKRVVALFHSNRAVELLAEGKPEEALHYAHHSIEVDPGLGVGWNILGVVQRAKDQDKEAEVSFRKALEVDPRDGAPCGNMENLMRAQGREEEARRFRERGLEIRKRDPFFNAFLAEEALADDQWSEAEKRIKQAIKLLPREPEFYLIQARVCLAQGQTKDAIKALEKARKWSLPEAQSRYDSKLALLRSLKPV, translated from the coding sequence GTGCGCCTGCGAATTCTGCCCCTCCTGCTGGGAGCCGCGTTGCTGGTCGGCGGAGAGGATCCCTTCGAGGCGCCTCCGGAGCTGCAGACCTTCGCGCGTCAGCACACCATCGGCCAGATGGGGGTCTCGGCGAAGGTCTCGGCCCTGCTCAAGGCCTTCTTCGCCCCGCCGGAGGAGGGGGGCCTGGGCATCGTCTACGACAATGCCTACACGAGGACGCCTGTCGAGGCCTGGCGGGACCGCAAGGCGAACTGCCTCTCCCTGACCGCGCTCTATGTGGCGGCCTGCCGCTCCATCGGTCTCGAGGCCCGCTACGGCGAGTCGCTCCGGGTCAGCCGCTGGCGGCGGGTGGGCACCACCGTCCGCTACGAACGCCATGTGGTGGCCGTGGTGCCGACCGGCACCATCGGCCAGGAGCTCGTCGCCGATTTCCTGCCGGAAGTCCGCCGGGATTCCCAGCTCATTGCATCCCTCGAGCCCAAGCGGGTGGTGGCCCTCTTCCACAGCAACCGCGCCGTGGAGCTGCTGGCCGAAGGCAAACCGGAGGAGGCCCTGCACTACGCGCACCACTCGATCGAGGTGGACCCTGGCCTTGGCGTGGGCTGGAACATCCTGGGGGTCGTCCAGCGGGCCAAGGATCAGGACAAGGAGGCGGAGGTCTCATTCCGGAAGGCCCTGGAGGTCGATCCCCGGGATGGTGCGCCCTGCGGGAACATGGAAAACCTCATGCGCGCCCAGGGGCGGGAGGAGGAGGCCCGCCGCTTCCGGGAGCGGGGGCTGGAGATCCGCAAGCGCGACCCGTTCTTCAATGCCTTCCTGGCTGAGGAGGCGCTGGCCGATGATCAATGGAGCGAGGCGGAGAAGCGCATCAAGCAGGCCATCAAGCTCCTGCCCCGGGAGCCCGAGTTCTACCTGATCCAGGCCCGGGTGTGCCTGGCCCAGGGACAGACGAAGGATGCCATCAAGGCCCTGGAGAAGGCGCGGAAGTGGTCCCTCCCCGAAGCGCAATCCCGCTACGACAGCAAGCTGGCCCTGCTCAGGAGCCTGAAACCCGTCTGA
- a CDS encoding formyltransferase family protein, giving the protein MPNPSAVVCAYSSVGTAALEGLLEAGIEVKALYTYAQGPDELWFTPPAAVARAQGIPVHLAPAFNDDGVFESIRALSPDFLFSFYFREMIQARFLELPRLGAYNLHGSLLPKYRGRAPLNWVLVKGETETGITLHAMTPKPDDGHIVAQARLPIDWDETALSLTLKAADAGRDLVRGAIPGLVDGSIARLDQKTLGPSTYFGGRKPADSRLAFTMGVQEAFNQIRAVADPWPNAFLETGRGTVKVAWALPSHEVCPAGHFRLTRDGVLVGFADGALSLRTLRRDGLRVERPTEQAEMLRDLGLPEA; this is encoded by the coding sequence ATGCCGAATCCAAGCGCCGTCGTGTGTGCCTATTCCAGCGTGGGGACCGCCGCGCTCGAGGGGCTGCTCGAGGCCGGCATCGAGGTAAAGGCCCTGTACACCTATGCCCAGGGCCCCGACGAGCTGTGGTTCACCCCCCCCGCGGCCGTGGCCCGAGCCCAGGGCATTCCCGTCCACCTGGCCCCCGCCTTCAACGACGATGGCGTCTTCGAGTCCATCCGCGCGCTCAGTCCCGATTTCCTGTTCAGTTTCTACTTCCGGGAAATGATCCAGGCCCGGTTCCTCGAGCTGCCACGGCTGGGTGCCTATAATCTGCACGGCAGCCTCCTGCCGAAATACCGGGGCCGAGCCCCACTCAACTGGGTGCTGGTAAAGGGCGAGACGGAAACCGGCATCACCCTCCACGCCATGACCCCCAAGCCCGACGACGGCCACATCGTGGCCCAGGCCCGGTTGCCCATCGACTGGGACGAGACCGCCCTCAGCCTCACCCTGAAGGCTGCGGACGCCGGGCGGGACCTGGTGCGCGGAGCCATTCCCGGATTGGTGGACGGGAGCATCGCCCGCCTCGATCAGAAGACCCTTGGCCCCTCCACCTACTTCGGAGGGCGCAAGCCCGCGGATTCCAGGCTGGCGTTCACCATGGGCGTGCAGGAGGCCTTCAACCAGATCCGCGCCGTGGCTGACCCCTGGCCCAACGCCTTCCTCGAAACGGGCCGCGGCACCGTCAAGGTGGCCTGGGCCCTGCCCAGCCACGAGGTCTGCCCCGCCGGCCACTTCCGCCTGACGCGGGATGGCGTGCTGGTGGGCTTCGCCGATGGCGCGCTCAGCCTCCGCACCCTCCGGAGGGACGGCCTGCGGGTGGAACGGCCCACTGAGCAGGCGGAAATGCTCCGAGACCTGGGCCTTCCAGAGGCCTGA
- a CDS encoding 3-oxoacyl-[acyl-carrier-protein] synthase III C-terminal domain-containing protein, which yields MRSVITGTGVGLPTHVVTNAALAGIMDTSDEWIRTRSGIQERRYAESGQGSTDLGVLAARAAIAKAGLGVEEIDAVIFATMTPDHLLPGNGPLLQTALGLRTTLPTFDLRQQCSGFLYGLELADLLIQSGRYRRILLVGAEVHTAFMPWHLGWDTLIGQSTREVTAAEKTENTASRDRTVLFGDGAGAVVIEAREGQAGLLKTRLFTDGTGAGVLTMTGVSFKRRPFVSIEQIQAGETLPVMSGKEVFKAAVTLMPQAVRQVCAEAGMAVEALDLVLVHQANLRIIEGVQKALGLPPERVPHNIERYGNTTAATLPILFHECQEDGRIQPGMRVAFTALGSGLHWGAALYQA from the coding sequence ATGCGCAGCGTGATCACCGGAACCGGCGTCGGCCTGCCCACCCATGTCGTCACCAACGCCGCCCTGGCCGGGATCATGGACACCTCGGACGAGTGGATCCGCACCCGCAGCGGCATTCAGGAGCGCCGCTACGCGGAATCGGGCCAGGGCTCCACCGATCTCGGGGTGCTGGCGGCCCGGGCCGCCATCGCCAAGGCGGGCCTGGGCGTCGAGGAGATCGACGCGGTCATCTTCGCCACCATGACGCCGGACCACCTCCTTCCGGGCAACGGCCCGCTGCTGCAGACGGCGCTGGGCCTCCGCACCACCCTGCCCACCTTCGACCTCCGGCAGCAGTGCAGCGGCTTCCTCTATGGCCTGGAACTGGCCGACCTCCTCATCCAGAGCGGCCGGTACCGCCGCATCCTCCTGGTGGGCGCCGAGGTGCATACGGCCTTCATGCCCTGGCACCTGGGTTGGGACACCCTGATCGGCCAGTCCACCCGGGAAGTCACCGCAGCGGAGAAGACGGAGAACACCGCCAGCCGCGACCGCACCGTCCTCTTCGGGGACGGCGCCGGGGCGGTGGTGATCGAGGCCCGGGAGGGCCAAGCCGGGCTCCTGAAGACCCGGCTCTTCACCGATGGCACCGGCGCGGGCGTGCTCACCATGACGGGGGTCAGCTTCAAGCGGCGCCCCTTCGTGAGCATCGAGCAGATCCAGGCCGGCGAGACCCTCCCCGTCATGTCCGGCAAGGAGGTCTTCAAGGCCGCCGTGACCCTCATGCCGCAGGCGGTGCGCCAGGTCTGCGCGGAGGCCGGGATGGCCGTGGAGGCTCTGGACCTGGTGCTGGTCCACCAGGCCAACCTCCGCATCATCGAAGGCGTGCAGAAGGCCCTGGGCCTGCCACCGGAACGGGTGCCGCACAACATCGAGCGCTACGGCAACACCACCGCCGCCACCCTGCCCATCCTCTTCCATGAGTGCCAGGAGGACGGACGGATCCAGCCCGGCATGCGGGTGGCCTTCACCGCGCTGGGATCCGGCCTGCACTGGGGGGCGGCGCTCTACCAAGCCTGA
- a CDS encoding SPFH domain-containing protein translates to MGLMDWGKAQFLDILEWLDDSNDTLAWRFPMRGQEIQNGGKLVVRESQEAVFVNEGQLADVFKPGTHNLTTQNLPILATLKGWKYGFESPFKSDVYFISTKLYNDLKWGTSNPIMMRDADFGMLRIRAFGIYSIKVVDSGTFLKQLVGTNGVYTVPDISEQLRKTIMSRFTDTLGESKIPALDLAAKYDEISDLVKQKLQDEFKTMGLELSKFFVENISLPEEVEAMMDKRTGVGMMAPVMGAYTQMQVADSIPLAAQNPGGVAGMGMGVGLGFGMGNMMGQQMTGAAQQMSQQGFPAGNAPAAPAASMAPAKSLKEELTELKELFDGQLITQAEYDTQRAAVMKKFGMGN, encoded by the coding sequence ATGGGTCTGATGGACTGGGGCAAAGCCCAATTCCTGGACATTCTTGAGTGGCTTGACGATTCCAACGACACGCTGGCTTGGCGCTTCCCCATGCGGGGCCAGGAGATCCAGAACGGCGGCAAGCTCGTCGTGCGGGAAAGCCAGGAGGCCGTCTTCGTCAACGAGGGCCAGCTGGCGGATGTGTTCAAGCCCGGCACGCACAACCTCACCACCCAGAACCTGCCCATCCTCGCCACCCTGAAGGGCTGGAAGTACGGCTTCGAGAGCCCCTTCAAGAGCGATGTCTACTTCATCTCCACCAAGCTCTACAACGACCTGAAGTGGGGCACCTCGAACCCGATCATGATGCGCGACGCCGACTTCGGCATGCTGCGCATCCGGGCCTTCGGGATCTACTCCATCAAGGTGGTGGACAGCGGCACCTTCCTCAAGCAGCTGGTAGGCACCAACGGCGTCTACACCGTGCCCGACATCAGCGAGCAGCTCCGCAAGACCATCATGAGCCGCTTCACGGACACCCTGGGCGAATCCAAGATTCCCGCCCTGGACCTGGCCGCGAAGTACGACGAGATCTCCGACCTCGTGAAGCAGAAGCTGCAGGACGAGTTCAAGACCATGGGCCTTGAGCTCTCCAAGTTCTTCGTGGAGAACATCAGCCTTCCCGAGGAAGTGGAAGCCATGATGGACAAGCGCACGGGCGTGGGCATGATGGCTCCCGTCATGGGCGCCTACACGCAGATGCAGGTGGCCGACAGCATCCCCCTCGCGGCCCAGAACCCCGGCGGCGTCGCCGGCATGGGTATGGGCGTGGGCCTGGGCTTTGGCATGGGCAACATGATGGGGCAGCAGATGACCGGCGCCGCCCAGCAGATGAGCCAGCAGGGATTCCCGGCGGGCAATGCCCCCGCGGCCCCTGCGGCATCCATGGCTCCCGCGAAGTCCTTGAAAGAGGAACTCACCGAGCTCAAGGAGCTTTTCGACGGCCAGCTCATCACTCAGGCCGAATACGACACCCAGCGCGCCGCGGTCATGAAGAAGTTCGGCATGGGGAATTGA
- a CDS encoding cation diffusion facilitator family transporter, producing MAGSHEHGPSTTGRLAWSAAIFFVSFVLQGVGGLWTGSIGLVSDSLENLNDVLVNSLGILSLWLANRRAPDDRWTFGWHRLEVFNSLVGVGFLLFLAGAVGWEALARFRHPVPIQTGWVLVFSGIGLLLNIAATVVLVPRDRSLLERDASLRAAYTHAFADSLTSVSLVVSMILIRLTGWRWVDPAIALVILGVILRGAVLLLRDAVGILMHRAAFEHEAVKAELMALPGVLGVEDFRSWKMCSHLTIASAHIIVATDRLEDTEAFLERIERLLWERHGVRHLTVHFETRDMADRHHHRFIHQHDAEADHHH from the coding sequence ATGGCCGGCTCCCACGAGCATGGGCCCAGCACCACGGGCCGCCTGGCCTGGAGCGCGGCGATCTTCTTCGTGAGCTTCGTCCTTCAGGGCGTGGGCGGCCTCTGGACGGGTTCCATCGGCCTGGTCAGCGACAGCCTGGAGAACCTGAATGATGTGCTGGTGAACAGCCTCGGGATTCTGAGCCTCTGGCTGGCCAACCGGCGGGCTCCCGATGACCGGTGGACCTTCGGCTGGCATCGTCTCGAAGTCTTCAACAGCCTGGTGGGTGTGGGGTTCCTCCTGTTCCTGGCGGGGGCGGTGGGCTGGGAGGCCCTGGCCCGCTTCCGCCATCCTGTGCCCATCCAGACCGGCTGGGTGCTGGTGTTCTCGGGCATCGGCCTCTTATTGAACATCGCGGCCACGGTGGTGCTGGTACCGCGTGATCGCAGCCTGCTGGAGCGCGATGCCAGCCTGCGGGCGGCCTACACGCACGCCTTCGCCGACAGCCTCACCAGCGTCTCCCTGGTGGTGAGCATGATCCTCATCCGCCTCACGGGCTGGCGCTGGGTGGATCCCGCCATCGCCCTGGTGATCCTGGGGGTCATCCTGCGGGGGGCGGTGCTCCTCCTCCGCGACGCGGTGGGCATCCTCATGCACCGCGCCGCCTTCGAGCACGAGGCGGTGAAGGCCGAATTGATGGCGCTCCCGGGCGTCCTCGGAGTGGAGGACTTCCGCAGTTGGAAGATGTGCAGCCACCTCACCATCGCCTCGGCCCACATCATCGTGGCCACTGACCGGCTGGAGGACACGGAGGCGTTCCTGGAGCGCATCGAGCGCCTGCTGTGGGAACGGCACGGCGTCCGCCACCTCACGGTGCACTTCGAGACCCGGGACATGGCGGATCGCCATCACCACCGGTTCATCCACCAGCACGATGCGGAAGCGGACCACCACCACTAA
- a CDS encoding enoyl-CoA hydratase-related protein has product MEVRLEHLAGADAGIVLLGLDRPAAKNALGRQLMAEFRQALADLGSDASVRVVVLHSLVPGVFCAGADLKERAEMTPAEVAVFVQGLRSAFSGLADLPMPVVAALEGAAFGGGLELALCADLRIAGADARLGLVETALAIIPGAGGTQRLPRLIGAARAKELIFTARRLGAEEAGRLGMVDRVVPAGQALDSALALAREILPNGPVAVRMAKLAVNRGQGLDLGAGLAFEQACYAQVIPTQDRLEGLAAFREKRRPQYRGR; this is encoded by the coding sequence ATGGAGGTCCGCCTCGAACACCTGGCAGGGGCGGATGCGGGCATCGTCCTTCTGGGCCTGGACCGCCCCGCTGCCAAGAATGCCCTGGGCCGCCAGCTCATGGCGGAGTTCCGGCAGGCCCTGGCAGACCTGGGCTCTGACGCTTCGGTCCGGGTCGTGGTCCTGCACAGCCTCGTGCCCGGGGTGTTCTGCGCAGGGGCAGACCTGAAAGAGCGGGCCGAGATGACCCCTGCCGAGGTGGCGGTCTTCGTTCAGGGCCTGCGCTCGGCCTTCTCGGGGCTGGCGGATCTGCCCATGCCGGTGGTCGCCGCCCTGGAAGGTGCGGCCTTCGGCGGTGGACTGGAGCTGGCCCTGTGTGCGGATCTCCGCATCGCCGGGGCCGATGCCAGGCTGGGCCTCGTGGAGACGGCCCTGGCCATCATCCCGGGCGCCGGGGGCACTCAGCGCCTGCCTCGGCTCATCGGGGCAGCCCGGGCCAAGGAATTGATCTTCACGGCCCGGCGCCTCGGCGCCGAGGAAGCCGGGCGTCTGGGCATGGTGGACCGGGTGGTCCCCGCGGGGCAAGCCCTGGACTCGGCGCTGGCGCTGGCCCGGGAGATCCTGCCCAACGGCCCGGTGGCCGTCCGCATGGCCAAGCTCGCCGTGAACCGGGGGCAGGGTCTGGACCTGGGCGCCGGCCTTGCATTCGAGCAGGCCTGCTACGCCCAGGTGATCCCCACCCAGGATCGCCTGGAGGGACTGGCCGCCTTCCGCGAGAAGCGCAGGCCCCAGTACCGGGGCCGATGA
- a CDS encoding acetyl-CoA carboxylase biotin carboxyl carrier protein subunit, producing the protein MAVVRAEMAGKVLEVCVAAGDAVNEDQDLVIIESMKMQIPVGSPEEGTVQKVFVTPDQFLNEGDPIVELG; encoded by the coding sequence ATGGCTGTAGTGCGTGCCGAGATGGCGGGGAAGGTTCTGGAGGTCTGCGTCGCGGCAGGCGATGCGGTGAACGAGGACCAGGACCTGGTCATCATCGAGTCGATGAAGATGCAGATTCCCGTGGGCAGCCCCGAGGAGGGCACGGTCCAGAAGGTCTTCGTGACCCCCGACCAGTTCCTCAACGAAGGGGACCCAATCGTCGAGCTGGGCTGA
- a CDS encoding acetyl-CoA carboxylase biotin carboxyl carrier protein subunit gives MIVRAEWPGYVVDVLVRPGQEVEEDEPLLILEGTDSSRTSFYINAPECGKVREILIEEGDFAYEDDDLVVIGDTDKDE, from the coding sequence ATGATCGTGCGGGCGGAATGGCCGGGCTATGTGGTGGATGTACTCGTCCGCCCCGGCCAGGAAGTGGAAGAGGACGAGCCCCTCTTGATCCTTGAGGGCACGGACTCCTCCCGCACCTCCTTCTACATCAATGCCCCCGAATGCGGGAAGGTCCGAGAGATCCTCATCGAGGAGGGCGACTTCGCCTACGAGGACGACGACCTGGTGGTCATCGGCGACACCGACAAGGACGAGTAG